The Hahella sp. HNIBRBA332 genome window below encodes:
- a CDS encoding Gldg family protein yields the protein MLPEKSVLRMAGKEVSQFFSSPVAFVFLAAFLAVNLFIFFWVEAFFARNIADVRPLFEWMPLLLIFLVAALTMRMWSDEKRMGTIEFLMTLPVTPLQLVLGKFIACFILLLIALALTLPIPFTVSYLGHLDWGPVIGAYVATLCLGAAYLAIGLYVSAKNDSQIVSLIVTVLVCSLLYLLGSDTLVDLFGYSTGEVLKQLGAGSRFESVTRGIIDIRDLYYYLSLVGMFLALNVLALEKQRWANSDGARSNHRAWYAVSGLMIANLFAANLWLSEVKTLRADLTDGNLYSINDATRDYLNQLQEPLLVRGYFSAKTHPLLAPLVPQLRDLIKEYEVAGGGKVRVEFVDPQSNPELEDEANNKYSIRPVPFQVSDKYQASLVNSYFNVLISYGDQFEVLGFRDLIEVKDRNESDLDVRLRNPEYDITKAIKKVLYAYQSQGDLFATINTPVKLNGYVSSTQQLPKELQTLAQDLNDVLAEIKQESNGKFSYELQDPNAGDGSLAQQIQQDFGMQPMATSLLSDERFYFYLLMNDSKQYVQIALPDSLDKEGLKRNIESGLKRFSAGFTKTLALVVPESDAKPYMQQFGQPSSPSFKTLHDKLMETMTVKTVDLKDGLVPEDADILMLAAPESLSDKQLFAVDQFLMKGGTVLLSTSPYQTRMTSNSLTAGKHTSGLETWLQNYGINLAQSMVLDPQNASFPIPVTRNVGGMSFREIRLLDYPYFADIRDTGMNQDSAITSGLPNVTMSWASPIELDKEKTKALQVTELLRSSPQSWASDKLDVTPRVSADGHVSPWTSEGEPESYLVGVALEGRFESSFKGKESPLLSKADDAQKADQTSTDGDKPGQKEDKEEKTHFGGVIDKSPESARIILFSSNEFLNDQTISLISSTERAPYLNSMQLVQNAVDWSLEDRSLLQIRSRSHFANTLYPMSAERQQFWEYLNYGLAIAGLALLYALFRLWFNRRQSYYAGMLELGRA from the coding sequence ATGCTGCCTGAAAAAAGCGTATTACGGATGGCCGGCAAGGAAGTCTCTCAGTTCTTCTCTTCGCCGGTGGCGTTTGTTTTCCTGGCCGCCTTTCTGGCGGTTAACCTGTTTATTTTCTTCTGGGTGGAAGCCTTCTTCGCCCGCAATATCGCAGACGTGCGCCCCCTGTTTGAATGGATGCCGCTGCTGCTGATCTTCCTGGTGGCGGCGCTGACGATGCGCATGTGGAGCGATGAAAAGCGCATGGGCACCATCGAGTTTCTGATGACGCTGCCCGTGACGCCCTTGCAATTGGTGCTGGGCAAATTTATCGCCTGCTTCATTCTGTTGCTCATTGCCCTGGCGCTCACGCTGCCGATCCCCTTCACCGTGTCTTACCTTGGGCATTTGGATTGGGGACCGGTTATCGGCGCCTATGTGGCCACTCTGTGTCTTGGCGCAGCCTACCTCGCCATTGGCTTGTATGTCAGCGCTAAGAATGACTCGCAAATCGTCAGTCTGATCGTCACGGTGTTGGTCTGCTCACTGTTGTATCTGTTAGGGTCCGACACGCTGGTGGACCTGTTTGGATACTCCACAGGCGAAGTCCTGAAACAATTGGGCGCTGGCTCCCGTTTTGAGTCTGTCACACGCGGCATCATCGACATTCGCGACCTGTATTACTATCTCAGTCTGGTCGGCATGTTCCTCGCGCTTAACGTGCTGGCGCTGGAGAAACAGCGCTGGGCCAACAGCGATGGCGCCCGCTCCAACCATCGCGCCTGGTACGCCGTTTCCGGCCTGATGATCGCCAACCTGTTCGCCGCCAACCTGTGGCTGAGCGAAGTCAAAACCTTGCGTGCGGACCTCACCGACGGCAATTTGTACTCCATCAACGACGCCACCCGCGACTACCTGAACCAATTGCAGGAGCCTCTGCTGGTTCGCGGTTACTTCTCCGCCAAAACCCACCCTCTGCTGGCTCCATTGGTTCCCCAGCTGCGGGATCTGATCAAAGAGTATGAAGTCGCCGGCGGCGGTAAAGTACGCGTGGAGTTCGTCGACCCGCAAAGCAATCCCGAGCTGGAAGACGAAGCCAACAACAAATACAGCATCCGCCCTGTGCCTTTCCAGGTGTCGGATAAGTATCAGGCGTCACTGGTGAACTCCTACTTCAACGTGCTGATCAGCTACGGCGATCAATTCGAAGTACTGGGCTTCCGCGACCTGATCGAAGTGAAGGACCGCAATGAATCGGACCTGGACGTGCGCCTGCGCAATCCGGAATACGACATCACCAAAGCCATCAAGAAAGTGCTGTACGCCTACCAGAGCCAGGGCGACCTGTTCGCCACGATTAACACCCCGGTAAAATTGAACGGCTACGTCTCCTCCACCCAGCAGTTGCCGAAAGAACTGCAAACCCTGGCGCAGGATTTGAACGACGTACTGGCGGAGATCAAACAGGAGTCCAACGGCAAGTTCAGCTATGAACTGCAGGACCCCAACGCAGGCGACGGCTCGCTGGCGCAGCAGATTCAGCAGGATTTCGGCATGCAACCGATGGCCACCAGCCTGCTGTCCGATGAGCGCTTCTATTTCTATCTGCTGATGAACGACAGCAAACAATACGTGCAGATCGCCCTACCCGACTCTCTCGACAAAGAAGGTCTCAAGCGTAATATTGAAAGCGGCCTGAAGCGCTTCTCAGCGGGCTTCACCAAGACGCTGGCGCTGGTGGTTCCGGAAAGCGACGCCAAGCCTTACATGCAGCAGTTCGGTCAGCCAAGCTCTCCCAGCTTCAAAACGCTGCACGACAAGCTGATGGAAACCATGACGGTTAAAACAGTCGACCTGAAGGATGGCCTGGTCCCAGAAGATGCAGATATTCTCATGCTGGCGGCGCCGGAGTCCCTGTCCGACAAGCAGCTGTTCGCCGTTGACCAGTTCCTGATGAAAGGCGGCACAGTACTGTTGTCCACATCCCCCTACCAAACCCGCATGACCTCCAACTCCCTCACGGCGGGCAAACACACCTCCGGGCTGGAGACATGGCTGCAGAATTACGGGATCAATCTCGCTCAGTCCATGGTGCTGGACCCACAGAACGCCAGCTTCCCCATTCCAGTCACGCGTAATGTGGGCGGCATGTCGTTCCGGGAGATACGTCTGTTGGATTACCCTTACTTCGCCGACATTCGCGACACCGGCATGAATCAGGATTCCGCAATCACCTCCGGTCTGCCTAACGTCACCATGAGCTGGGCTTCCCCCATTGAGCTGGATAAAGAGAAAACCAAAGCGCTGCAGGTCACGGAATTGCTGCGCTCTTCGCCGCAATCCTGGGCTTCCGATAAGCTGGACGTAACGCCTCGGGTTTCTGCCGACGGCCACGTCAGTCCCTGGACCAGCGAGGGCGAACCGGAATCCTATCTGGTGGGCGTCGCATTGGAAGGGCGTTTCGAGTCCTCGTTCAAAGGCAAGGAGTCGCCTCTGTTGAGCAAAGCCGACGACGCGCAAAAAGCGGATCAAACTTCCACTGACGGCGATAAGCCCGGACAGAAAGAAGACAAAGAAGAGAAAACGCACTTCGGCGGCGTAATCGATAAATCGCCGGAGTCCGCGCGCATCATTCTGTTTTCCTCCAACGAGTTCCTGAATGACCAGACCATCAGCCTGATCAGCTCCACAGAACGAGCGCCTTATCTCAACTCGATGCAATTGGTGCAAAACGCCGTGGACTGGTCGCTGGAGGATCGCAGTCTGCTGCAAATCCGCTCACGCAGCCATTTCGCCAATACGCTCTACCCCATGAGCGCAGAGCGCCAACAGTTCTGGGAATACCTGAACTACGGCCTGGCGATCGCCGGACTGGCGTTGTTGTATGCATTGTTCCGCTTATGGTTCAACCGCCGGCAGAGCTATTACGCCGGCATGCTGGAATTAGGGAGGGCTTGA
- a CDS encoding ABC transporter ATP-binding protein yields the protein MINVQNLSRHYGDFTAVNNVSFNIESGRIVGLLGHNGAGKTTIMKMLMGYLEPSSGSILIDGKDMRENSLALRAEMGYLPENPPTYPEMTVVDYLDYAAQLRGTPANKRRQAVIDAIARTDLRDKALNSISTLSRGYRQRVGVAQAIINRPKILILDEPTNGLDPSQIQHMRDLITSLRSHSTVILSTHIMQEVSAMCDRVLMIRHGELALDSSLADLQKSQRLLLRSSAGQTQIKSALADLGALQDIHPIATDGGTSTYALNTSLLHVDESFVSDVARKLINAHVPILALHPEVRDLETVFKEVNQVAEVPYAA from the coding sequence ATGATCAATGTCCAGAACCTCAGCCGTCATTACGGCGACTTCACCGCCGTCAATAACGTGAGTTTCAATATCGAAAGCGGCCGCATCGTCGGATTGCTTGGCCATAACGGGGCCGGCAAAACCACGATCATGAAAATGCTGATGGGCTATCTTGAGCCTTCGTCAGGCAGCATCCTCATCGATGGCAAAGATATGCGCGAAAACTCACTCGCGTTACGCGCCGAGATGGGATACCTGCCGGAAAATCCACCCACTTATCCGGAAATGACCGTGGTGGATTATCTGGACTACGCCGCACAACTAAGAGGAACCCCTGCGAACAAGCGCCGTCAGGCGGTGATAGACGCCATCGCCCGCACCGATTTACGGGATAAGGCGCTTAACTCCATCAGCACCTTATCCCGGGGTTACCGGCAAAGAGTTGGCGTCGCCCAAGCCATCATCAACCGCCCCAAAATTCTTATTCTCGACGAACCCACCAACGGCCTTGACCCTTCTCAGATACAGCACATGCGCGATCTCATCACGTCGTTGCGCAGCCATTCCACGGTGATACTGTCCACGCACATCATGCAAGAGGTGAGCGCCATGTGCGACCGCGTACTGATGATTCGTCACGGAGAACTGGCGCTGGATTCTTCTCTGGCGGACCTGCAAAAGTCGCAGCGTCTTTTGTTGCGCAGCAGTGCAGGCCAGACGCAGATAAAGAGCGCGCTGGCGGACCTGGGCGCCTTACAGGACATCCATCCGATCGCCACCGATGGCGGCACGTCCACCTACGCGCTCAACACTTCCCTGTTGCATGTGGACGAGAGCTTCGTGTCCGACGTCGCGCGCAAGCTGATTAACGCCCATGTGCCCATCCTCGCGCTGCACCCGGAAGTGCGCGACCTGGAAACCGTATTCAAGGAAGTGAATCAAGTCGCGGAGGTTCCCTATGCTGCCTGA
- the dauA gene encoding C4-dicarboxylic acid transporter DauA: MPHRAHLRSVRLASAFVDSCIKEPYNLHRFRKDLIAGVTVGIIAIPLAMALAIASGVPPQHGLYTAMIAGFLIALTGGSRLSISGPTAAFVVILFPIASEFGLAGLLMATLMSGFILVGLALARLGRLIEYIPESVTLGFTSGIAIVIATLQVKDFFGLKLAEMPESYIDKIHTLALALPTLDWANVLVASLTLALLILWPRLKMPIPGHLPAVLLGVAVSLALASAGHPVDTIGSRFTYPLADGGVGHGIPSLFPDFTWPWLQPGPDGQPLAWTWSTFERLLPAAFSIAMLGAIESLLCAVVLDGMTGRRHQANGELLGQGIGNLVVPFFGGITATAAIARSTANYRSGAESPVSGMVHAAVVLAGLIALGPLLAYLPMASMAALLLMVAWNMSEAHKVVALIKKAPTGDIFVLMTCLTLTVLFDMVLAISAGIVLAALLFMRDISMMTKVSDISSHPKLISTPLPDNWAVYKINGPLFFAAADRVFSELEMLTETKQGLILYMDAVSLLDAGGLSAFNKFVQLSQQRGRRLILADLQFQPLRTLAKANVKPIEGALGFAASLSDALQLINSQADK; the protein is encoded by the coding sequence ATGCCACATCGCGCGCATCTGCGTTCGGTACGTCTGGCTAGCGCCTTTGTCGATAGCTGCATCAAAGAACCCTATAACCTCCATCGCTTTCGCAAGGACCTGATCGCCGGCGTGACCGTGGGCATTATCGCCATTCCCCTGGCCATGGCGCTGGCTATCGCCAGTGGCGTACCGCCGCAACACGGCCTTTACACCGCCATGATCGCCGGGTTCCTGATTGCGCTGACCGGAGGCTCCCGCCTCAGCATTTCCGGTCCCACCGCCGCTTTTGTGGTGATCTTGTTCCCCATCGCATCCGAGTTTGGGCTCGCAGGACTATTGATGGCGACGCTGATGTCCGGTTTCATTCTGGTCGGACTGGCTTTGGCCCGCCTGGGCAGACTGATCGAATACATCCCGGAATCCGTCACCCTGGGCTTCACCTCCGGTATTGCTATCGTTATCGCCACTTTACAGGTGAAAGACTTTTTCGGACTCAAGCTCGCCGAAATGCCGGAATCCTATATCGACAAAATCCATACCTTGGCGCTGGCGCTGCCGACGCTGGACTGGGCGAATGTCCTGGTGGCGTCACTCACTCTGGCGTTACTGATACTGTGGCCGCGACTGAAAATGCCGATCCCCGGACATTTACCCGCCGTTCTGCTTGGCGTCGCCGTGTCACTCGCTCTGGCGTCGGCGGGGCATCCTGTAGACACCATCGGCTCTCGCTTTACTTATCCGCTCGCCGACGGTGGCGTGGGCCACGGCATTCCCAGCTTATTTCCGGACTTCACCTGGCCCTGGCTGCAGCCTGGGCCGGACGGTCAGCCATTGGCGTGGACCTGGAGCACCTTTGAACGGCTTCTGCCAGCGGCGTTCTCCATCGCCATGTTGGGCGCTATCGAGTCGTTGCTGTGCGCCGTGGTTCTGGACGGCATGACCGGACGCCGCCATCAGGCCAACGGCGAATTGCTCGGCCAGGGCATTGGCAATCTGGTGGTTCCATTTTTCGGCGGCATCACCGCGACCGCCGCCATCGCACGCTCCACCGCCAACTACCGCTCCGGCGCAGAGTCCCCCGTCTCCGGCATGGTTCACGCTGCAGTGGTCCTGGCAGGTCTGATCGCCCTGGGTCCCTTGCTCGCCTATCTGCCGATGGCCTCCATGGCGGCGCTGCTATTAATGGTGGCGTGGAATATGAGCGAAGCGCATAAAGTCGTCGCACTGATCAAGAAAGCGCCTACTGGCGATATTTTTGTATTGATGACCTGCCTCACGCTGACTGTGTTATTCGATATGGTATTGGCGATCTCCGCCGGCATCGTTCTGGCGGCGCTGCTGTTCATGCGCGATATATCGATGATGACCAAGGTCTCTGATATCTCCAGCCATCCTAAGCTGATCTCCACGCCGCTACCTGACAATTGGGCGGTGTATAAGATCAACGGCCCCTTATTCTTCGCTGCAGCGGACAGGGTGTTTTCCGAGCTGGAAATGCTGACCGAGACTAAACAGGGGCTGATTCTGTACATGGACGCCGTGTCCCTGCTGGATGCCGGCGGGCTCTCCGCATTCAACAAGTTCGTCCAATTGAGCCAGCAACGGGGGCGCCGACTCATCCTGGCGGACTTGCAGTTTCAACCTTTGCGCACCCTGGCCAAAGCCAATGTCAAACCCATCGAAGGCGCTTTGGGCTTCGCCGCCAGCCTCAGCGACGCCTTGCAATTGATTAATAGTCAGGCAGACAAATAG
- the arsJ gene encoding organoarsenical effux MFS transporter ArsJ, with protein MSFIASLSPQVRQYLLITGNYWAFTLTDGALRMLVVLHFHQLGYAPLDIALLFLFYEFFGVVTNLFGGWLGARIGLNRTMNLGLALQVIALAMLTVPSSWLSIPWVMSAQALSGVAKDLNKMSAKSAIKLLVPANAQGKLYKWVALLTGSKNALKGVGFFLGGALLALVGFRGSVAGMAIAIMVIWIASLYWLKQDMGKAKNKPKFRDIFSQSRAVNILSAARLFLFASRDVWFVVALPVFLSEQLGWDFWGVGGFLAAWIIGYGVIQSAAPRLTAGKTPDGASAVVWAAALAATPAAIAMGLYLQAPPGLIVVTGLLMFGAVFAVNSSMHSYLIVSYAKEEGVSLDVGFYYMANALGRLCGTILSGWLFQTAGLAACLWTSAGFIATTAVISLWLPRHTDKSRTQKNEQPFYID; from the coding sequence ATGTCCTTCATCGCCAGCCTGTCGCCGCAGGTGCGTCAGTATTTATTGATCACTGGCAATTACTGGGCGTTCACTCTGACTGACGGCGCCTTGCGGATGCTGGTGGTGCTGCATTTTCACCAGCTCGGCTATGCGCCACTGGACATTGCGCTGCTGTTTCTCTTTTATGAGTTTTTCGGCGTCGTCACCAACCTTTTCGGAGGATGGCTCGGCGCCCGCATCGGTCTCAATCGCACCATGAACCTGGGGCTGGCGCTACAAGTCATCGCGCTGGCCATGCTGACGGTTCCTTCCTCCTGGTTAAGCATTCCCTGGGTAATGAGCGCCCAGGCCCTGTCCGGCGTCGCCAAAGACCTCAATAAGATGAGCGCAAAAAGCGCGATCAAGCTGCTGGTCCCCGCCAATGCCCAAGGCAAGTTATATAAGTGGGTGGCGTTGCTGACCGGCTCTAAAAATGCGCTGAAGGGCGTCGGATTCTTTCTTGGCGGAGCCCTGCTGGCGCTGGTCGGATTTCGCGGATCCGTTGCGGGTATGGCGATAGCGATCATGGTGATCTGGATCGCCAGTCTGTATTGGCTGAAACAGGACATGGGTAAAGCGAAGAACAAACCCAAGTTCAGGGATATTTTTTCGCAAAGCCGAGCGGTCAATATTCTGTCCGCGGCACGGCTGTTTCTGTTTGCTTCGCGGGATGTCTGGTTTGTGGTCGCCCTGCCCGTTTTCCTCAGCGAACAGCTGGGTTGGGACTTTTGGGGTGTGGGCGGCTTCCTCGCCGCCTGGATTATCGGCTACGGCGTTATACAATCCGCCGCCCCCAGACTAACGGCGGGCAAAACGCCAGACGGAGCCAGCGCAGTGGTCTGGGCGGCCGCCTTGGCGGCGACGCCTGCAGCGATCGCCATGGGTCTGTATTTGCAAGCGCCGCCGGGGCTGATCGTCGTCACAGGCCTGCTGATGTTCGGCGCCGTCTTCGCCGTCAACTCCTCAATGCACAGCTACCTGATCGTCAGCTACGCCAAAGAAGAAGGCGTCTCCCTCGACGTCGGCTTCTACTACATGGCCAACGCCTTGGGGCGCCTATGCGGAACCATCCTGTCAGGCTGGCTGTTCCAAACTGCCGGACTGGCCGCCTGCCTGTGGACCTCCGCTGGATTTATTGCGACGACTGCGGTGATATCGCTGTGGTTGCCGCGACATACCGACAAAAGCAGGACGCAAAAGAATGAGCAGCCTTTCTATATAGACTAA
- a CDS encoding DUF6713 family protein: MERSYLTTLCLLIFHQIDAAYWKEWEMFQLPGGVQGYLIFNMLALPILLYGYRQVLLKKRNAPLFSYVCAGLGILTFLIHAGFFLTGYTQFKLPLSIALIVACLVSGLWQFFQTRLYERHQR; the protein is encoded by the coding sequence ATGGAGCGTAGTTACCTGACGACCTTATGTTTGTTGATTTTCCATCAAATTGACGCTGCTTACTGGAAAGAGTGGGAGATGTTTCAACTTCCAGGAGGCGTACAGGGATATCTGATTTTCAACATGCTGGCGTTGCCCATACTGCTTTACGGGTATCGACAGGTGTTGCTGAAGAAACGCAACGCGCCCCTGTTTTCCTACGTCTGCGCGGGTCTCGGCATCCTCACGTTCCTGATCCATGCCGGCTTTTTTCTCACTGGTTACACGCAGTTCAAGTTACCGCTATCCATCGCGTTGATCGTCGCCTGTCTGGTCAGCGGTCTCTGGCAGTTTTTTCAGACCCGGTTATACGAAAGACATCAGCGCTGA
- a CDS encoding CesT family type III secretion system chaperone — MDRNGVCLLEDDRGFVWQLEVLGDEVLLSCEMMKISDQDGNSAISLLDFNLNLNKTKGAWFSRNASSGMDLLCICRPIIYLDEYSFESLLLGFMKSSADIKEELEFQLSKKAGAKEKEVSRPNFASFV, encoded by the coding sequence TTGGATCGAAACGGGGTTTGTTTGTTAGAGGATGATAGAGGGTTCGTCTGGCAACTTGAAGTCTTAGGAGATGAGGTGCTGCTTTCATGTGAAATGATGAAAATAAGTGATCAGGACGGCAATTCGGCTATTTCCCTTTTGGACTTTAATCTTAATCTAAATAAAACAAAAGGCGCATGGTTCTCTCGTAATGCCTCTTCTGGAATGGATTTGCTATGTATATGTAGACCGATTATTTATCTGGATGAATATTCTTTTGAGTCATTGTTGCTCGGCTTTATGAAGTCCAGTGCTGACATTAAAGAAGAGTTAGAGTTTCAATTAAGTAAAAAAGCGGGCGCAAAGGAAAAAGAGGTGTCCCGACCAAACTTTGCTTCTTTCGTATAA
- the rluA gene encoding bifunctional tRNA pseudouridine(32) synthase/23S rRNA pseudouridine(746) synthase RluA: MQDNFVYSPPTEPWLETLYEDKDIIVVNKPSGILTSPGRGAHLYDSIWSRVKEKHPLSHVVHRLDLATSGVLVLALRRKAEKELKRQFMEREVRKTYIAKVWGVIKEDQGEVDLPLICDWPNRPKQKVCFEHGKPAVTGYRVLSRERNATLVELYPITGRSHQLRVHMLSLGHPILGDRFYASPEALAASDRLLLHAQSLSFRHPYFGEDMTFQACADFA; this comes from the coding sequence ATGCAAGATAATTTCGTTTACTCTCCCCCAACCGAACCCTGGTTGGAAACGCTGTATGAAGACAAAGATATTATCGTCGTTAACAAACCCAGCGGCATTCTCACCAGCCCGGGACGCGGCGCGCATTTGTATGACAGTATCTGGAGCCGGGTAAAGGAGAAACACCCTCTATCCCATGTCGTACACCGACTGGACCTGGCGACATCCGGCGTGCTGGTGCTGGCCCTGAGGCGCAAGGCGGAAAAGGAGCTGAAACGGCAGTTCATGGAGCGCGAAGTGCGCAAAACCTATATCGCCAAAGTCTGGGGCGTAATTAAGGAAGACCAGGGCGAAGTGGATCTGCCTCTGATATGCGACTGGCCCAACCGCCCCAAACAGAAAGTTTGTTTCGAACACGGCAAGCCAGCGGTGACAGGCTATCGAGTGTTATCGCGGGAAAGAAACGCCACCTTGGTGGAGCTATACCCCATTACCGGGCGTTCGCATCAACTGCGCGTACACATGCTGTCCCTTGGACATCCAATTCTGGGCGATCGTTTCTATGCTTCTCCGGAAGCGCTGGCCGCCAGCGACCGTCTACTGCTACATGCGCAGTCACTGAGTTTTAGGCATCCCTATTTTGGCGAGGATATGACCTTCCAGGCTTGCGCTGACTTCGCCTAA
- a CDS encoding ArsJ-associated glyceraldehyde-3-phosphate dehydrogenase has protein sequence MTIKIGINGFGRIGRLALRAAWDWPEVEFVRINDPAGNAATHAHLLNFDSVHGRWAHEAMASNDGIDINGKHIALSAEKSIPGADWSECDVVIEASGKMRKKELLQAYFAQGVKRVVVTAPVKEEGVLNVVMGVNDHCFIPQAHRIVTAASCTTNCLAPVVKVIHENLHLRHGSITTIHDITNTQTILDAAHKDLRRARACGMSLIPTTTGSATAITEIFPELSGRLNGHAIRVPLANASITDCVFEVEKPTTVEEVNALFKKAAEGELKGILGYEERPLVSIDYRTDPRSSVIDALSTMVVNETQVKVYAWYDNEWAYANRTVELARMVGAA, from the coding sequence ATGACAATAAAAATCGGTATCAACGGCTTTGGCCGCATTGGTCGCCTGGCGCTTAGAGCCGCCTGGGATTGGCCAGAGGTGGAGTTTGTACGCATCAATGACCCCGCCGGCAATGCGGCGACTCACGCCCACCTGCTGAATTTTGATTCCGTTCATGGTCGCTGGGCGCATGAGGCCATGGCGAGCAATGATGGCATCGACATCAATGGCAAACACATTGCTCTTAGTGCGGAAAAATCCATCCCCGGCGCAGACTGGTCGGAGTGCGACGTCGTGATTGAGGCCTCCGGCAAAATGCGCAAAAAAGAGTTACTGCAGGCCTACTTCGCTCAGGGCGTCAAACGCGTCGTGGTTACTGCGCCAGTGAAAGAAGAAGGCGTCTTGAACGTGGTGATGGGCGTCAATGATCACTGTTTCATTCCGCAGGCGCATCGCATCGTCACCGCCGCGTCCTGCACCACCAACTGCCTGGCCCCCGTGGTGAAAGTCATTCATGAAAACCTGCACTTACGCCATGGGTCCATCACCACCATTCACGATATAACCAACACTCAGACCATTCTCGACGCCGCGCACAAGGATCTGCGTCGCGCCCGGGCCTGCGGCATGAGCCTGATTCCGACCACCACCGGCTCCGCCACCGCCATCACGGAAATATTTCCCGAGCTGTCGGGCCGCCTCAATGGACACGCCATTCGCGTCCCCCTGGCCAATGCCTCTATCACTGACTGCGTATTCGAAGTGGAGAAGCCCACCACTGTGGAGGAAGTGAATGCACTGTTTAAAAAGGCGGCGGAGGGCGAGTTGAAAGGCATCCTCGGTTATGAGGAGCGCCCGCTGGTGTCCATTGATTACCGCACCGATCCCCGCTCCAGCGTCATCGACGCCCTGTCAACCATGGTAGTGAACGAGACGCAAGTGAAAGTCTACGCGTGGTATGACAATGAGTGGGCTTACGCGAACCGCACGGTGGAATTGGCGCGCATGGTCGGCGCCGCATAA